A genomic stretch from Criblamydia sequanensis CRIB-18 includes:
- a CDS encoding cupin domain-containing protein, with amino-acid sequence MAGKFFFSLDSIKPKKANSSGSLTLVTSKDVPGFVNIAFSQLNLNQRGSLEPIWHPNANKIGFCTEGNHLVTIRTPTSAEVFTLKKGEMFFIPKGYIYHIENIGDRTGVINFAYDNANPDTMVLSKAIYSLSDSVFNDTFGTNSTFADGLKKSKSDECIKTLPPLKQIPKPTTNRFKFDIEASNKAILTKGGYLQIGTKTTLPLLNGLGILGFGLNNPGVVEPHWHTNAGELVYIVKGKTKITVLSPDGSLDVMEVKAGEGAFAPASYFHNIENIGSENVEVIAFFNHEQPDYIGIGEVLGSYPNELLSSVFDTSPSYFDSFKKPKEPLVIVPI; translated from the coding sequence ATGGCCGGTAAATTCTTTTTTAGTCTGGATTCGATAAAACCTAAAAAAGCAAATAGCTCAGGCAGTCTGACTCTTGTGACCTCTAAAGATGTTCCGGGGTTTGTAAATATTGCTTTTTCTCAGCTGAATTTAAACCAAAGAGGGTCTCTTGAACCTATTTGGCATCCCAACGCCAATAAAATCGGTTTTTGCACTGAAGGGAATCACTTGGTTACAATTAGAACCCCGACAAGCGCGGAAGTTTTTACCTTAAAAAAAGGGGAAATGTTCTTTATCCCTAAAGGCTATATCTACCATATCGAAAACATCGGCGATCGTACAGGGGTCATCAACTTTGCGTATGATAACGCTAATCCTGATACCATGGTTCTTTCAAAAGCTATCTATTCTCTCTCCGATAGTGTTTTTAATGATACTTTCGGGACGAATTCAACTTTTGCGGATGGCTTAAAAAAATCAAAAAGCGATGAATGCATTAAAACACTTCCCCCTCTCAAGCAAATTCCCAAGCCAACTACAAATCGTTTTAAATTTGATATTGAAGCTAGCAATAAAGCGATCTTAACCAAAGGGGGCTATCTTCAAATCGGCACTAAAACTACTTTGCCTTTATTAAATGGGCTTGGAATTTTAGGTTTTGGCTTGAATAATCCGGGGGTTGTCGAACCTCATTGGCACACCAACGCAGGCGAGCTTGTTTACATAGTTAAAGGTAAAACTAAAATTACAGTTCTTTCACCTGACGGATCTTTAGATGTCATGGAAGTAAAAGCAGGAGAAGGGGCTTTTGCTCCGGCCTCCTATTTTCATAACATTGAAAATATCGGGTCGGAAAATGTCGAGGTAATAGCCTTTTTTAACCATGAACAGCCCGATTATATTGGCATCGGCGAGGTCCTTGGTTCCTATCCTAATGAATTGCTATCTTCTGTTTTTGACACTTCACCAAGCTATTTTGATTCTTTTAAAAAGCCTAAAGAGCCGCTTGTAATCGTTCCAATTTAA
- a CDS encoding linear amide C-N hydrolase gives MRFLFKLTKLLYLFPFCFQTLNACTAFQLTSQDNSLVYCRSMELGVDLRSNLLLVPRNTSYQGTAPNNKPGLNWKTKYGFVGVNQWLFPNVVSDGMNEKGLVVGMLLLPGFAEYEKEDPEKLDRTIGAWELGAFLLSNCATVEEATSLLDKILVVQQPIPSINFSLPLHYYIADSKGSVIVVEYVGGKKFIHDNPVKVLTNSPPFDWHIKNLSNYVNLSPLNIPDFTNSKKDLIKAIGEGSGLLGIPGDYTPPSRFVRASLYSAWATVAKNGDDAARLGFHILNTFDIFFGIIREKPSDIHVGFSKELLNHIIEANKGDPSININKTINTDFTQWIVVHDQTQLKTYFRDYFSLEIQAVDLKKLDFSKPGIKQNEVTRDFIVNDITDKFTPIKK, from the coding sequence ATGCGTTTCCTTTTTAAACTTACAAAATTGCTTTATCTCTTTCCTTTCTGTTTTCAGACCTTGAATGCTTGCACAGCGTTTCAGCTGACCTCGCAAGATAACTCTTTAGTTTATTGCCGATCCATGGAGCTTGGCGTTGACTTAAGATCGAATCTTCTTTTAGTGCCAAGAAATACAAGTTATCAGGGAACTGCGCCAAACAATAAACCCGGTTTAAACTGGAAAACCAAATATGGTTTTGTGGGCGTCAATCAATGGCTGTTTCCAAATGTGGTTTCAGATGGGATGAATGAGAAAGGGCTTGTGGTCGGCATGCTTCTTTTACCGGGATTTGCCGAGTATGAAAAAGAAGACCCAGAAAAGCTGGATAGAACCATCGGCGCCTGGGAGCTTGGAGCTTTTCTTCTTTCAAATTGTGCTACAGTAGAAGAAGCCACTTCTCTTTTGGATAAAATTTTAGTCGTTCAACAACCGATACCCTCTATCAATTTTTCTCTACCGTTGCACTACTACATAGCGGATAGTAAAGGAAGTGTGATTGTCGTTGAATATGTCGGCGGTAAAAAATTCATCCATGATAACCCGGTCAAAGTATTAACCAATTCCCCTCCCTTTGACTGGCATATCAAAAACTTATCGAATTATGTAAATCTATCTCCCTTAAATATTCCTGATTTTACAAACTCAAAAAAAGACCTTATCAAGGCTATTGGCGAAGGTTCAGGGCTGCTTGGAATACCCGGGGACTATACGCCGCCGTCTCGTTTTGTTAGAGCAAGCTTATATTCAGCCTGGGCAACTGTTGCTAAAAATGGAGACGATGCCGCAAGGCTTGGGTTTCATATCTTGAATACATTTGACATCTTTTTTGGAATTATTCGAGAAAAACCCTCTGATATACATGTAGGCTTTTCTAAAGAACTTCTAAACCACATCATCGAAGCTAATAAAGGCGATCCTTCCATAAATATTAATAAAACGATTAATACCGATTTCACACAGTGGATAGTGGTGCATGATCAAACTCAATTAAAAACCTATTTTAGAGACTATTTCAGTCTCGAAATTCAAGCGGTAGATCTAAAAAAATTAGATTTCTCAAAGCCCGGGATAAAACAAAATGAAGTGACAAGAGATTTTATTGTGAACGATATTACCGATAAATTTACCCCGATTAAAAAATAG
- the cyoA gene encoding ubiquinol oxidase subunit II, with protein sequence MNKKYLFSLYALLLAAIASLGLVFLFRDQIALLNPKGLIAEKQSHLMLISTLLMLIVVIPVFLLTLYISIKYRAGNKKASYTPEWDHSYLAESVWWGFPCVIIAILSFIAWKSSHELDPYKPLESDKKPLTIQVVALQWKWLFLYPEQKIASLNFIQFPKDTPINFEITSDAPMNSFWIPELGGQIYAMPGMKTKLHLIADTVGEFRGSSANLSGEGFSSMVFIAKASTEEDFESWLKNIDSSQTLDVSEYNELAKPSVITPKSFYKLNNDNLFNWIVMKPMREDPLHE encoded by the coding sequence ATGAATAAGAAATATTTATTTTCCTTATATGCGCTGCTATTAGCAGCAATCGCCTCTCTTGGACTTGTTTTTTTGTTTCGCGATCAAATCGCGCTTCTAAACCCTAAAGGTTTGATTGCCGAAAAACAAAGCCATTTGATGCTTATTTCAACGCTGCTTATGTTGATTGTTGTAATTCCGGTCTTTTTATTAACCCTCTATATTTCAATAAAATATCGAGCCGGAAATAAAAAAGCTTCATACACACCCGAATGGGACCATAGCTATCTTGCTGAATCCGTTTGGTGGGGGTTTCCTTGTGTAATTATCGCAATTTTATCTTTTATAGCGTGGAAAAGCAGCCACGAACTAGACCCATACAAACCTTTAGAATCAGATAAAAAGCCCCTTACCATTCAAGTGGTGGCTCTTCAGTGGAAATGGTTATTTCTTTATCCCGAACAAAAAATTGCCTCTCTTAACTTTATTCAATTCCCAAAAGATACCCCTATTAATTTTGAGATAACCTCTGATGCACCTATGAACTCTTTTTGGATACCTGAACTTGGGGGGCAAATATATGCCATGCCCGGGATGAAAACAAAACTTCATCTTATTGCGGATACAGTCGGCGAATTTAGGGGATCTTCTGCAAACCTTAGCGGCGAGGGCTTCTCTTCAATGGTATTTATTGCAAAAGCAAGTACAGAAGAAGACTTTGAGTCATGGCTAAAAAATATTGACTCCAGCCAAACCCTTGACGTTAGTGAATACAATGAGCTTGCAAAACCAAGTGTAATTACGCCAAAAAGCTTTTATAAGTTAAATAACGATAACCTTTTTAACTGGATTGTCATGAAACCTATGAGGGAAGACCCTTTACATGAATGA
- a CDS encoding DUF2608 domain-containing protein: MKNILITLLLSINAIVLSLKAEIIETDRFKKIKEHIQPRTLVLLDIDDTLLVPTQTLGTDAWFVYRLSQYSKVHKDPKTALDKALAEWESIRHVTKVKLVEDDTDQIIKEIQKENTAIMGLTTQSLSLSARTINQLRSLNIDLSKTAPASEDHYFVQENLGLLYQQGILFTSGTSKGEAVIKILDKIGYKPDRILFINDKHKHLLDVETSVQARGIPFTGLRYSYSDERVANFCHELAEIQWKHSTFGNLLSDEEALVLLKSKQN, translated from the coding sequence ATGAAAAATATACTTATAACTCTTTTGCTTTCGATTAATGCTATTGTCTTAAGCTTAAAAGCTGAGATAATAGAAACGGATCGATTCAAGAAAATAAAAGAACACATTCAACCAAGAACGCTTGTTCTCTTAGATATCGATGATACCCTCTTAGTTCCAACTCAAACTCTAGGAACGGATGCCTGGTTTGTTTACCGCTTGAGCCAATATTCAAAAGTCCATAAGGACCCAAAGACTGCTTTAGACAAAGCTTTAGCTGAATGGGAATCGATTCGCCATGTTACAAAAGTTAAGCTTGTGGAAGACGACACGGATCAAATTATTAAAGAGATTCAAAAAGAAAACACGGCAATTATGGGATTAACCACCCAAAGTTTGAGTCTTTCTGCAAGAACCATTAATCAGTTGAGATCCTTAAATATAGATTTATCTAAAACGGCACCCGCTTCCGAGGATCATTATTTTGTGCAGGAAAACTTAGGGCTTCTTTATCAGCAGGGAATTCTCTTCACTTCCGGCACTTCAAAAGGGGAAGCCGTAATAAAAATACTGGATAAAATCGGCTATAAACCTGATAGAATTCTTTTTATTAACGACAAACATAAGCATTTATTGGATGTTGAAACAAGTGTTCAGGCAAGAGGAATTCCTTTTACAGGTTTACGTTATAGCTATTCTGATGAGAGAGTGGCTAATTTTTGCCATGAACTTGCCGAAATACAGTGGAAACATTCTACCTTTGGCAATCTTCTATCGGATGAAGAAGCTTTGGTGTTATTAAAGTCGAAACAAAATTAA